A section of the Campylobacter porcelli genome encodes:
- a CDS encoding NapH/MauN family ferredoxin-type protein produces MDKYKSRQTIANAGFFSTFITITKSGKKRPSIRFYRYCSMVLIHLLFVLSFIADIQIIEGDITGSRMVGFHLADPFITAQITLSRGELPINLLIGAFTILAFYIFFAGRAFCSWVCPYNFFSEFAERLNAKLISKKIIKKREFDTKIRYIFLLFFAILSLVSGYLIFEIFNVVGIVSRFIIYGYSAAIWWVILVFLAEVFFSRRFWCRYICPIGTLYSLLSRFRAIKVSWDKNRCDHCAVCMDVCITPKVLEITKAKNIDKPNDKFSIVSGDCTMCGRCIDVCHQDALSYDNMLKKLL; encoded by the coding sequence ATGGATAAATATAAAAGCCGTCAAACCATCGCTAATGCTGGTTTTTTCTCTACCTTTATAACCATTACAAAAAGTGGTAAAAAGCGTCCTAGTATAAGATTTTATAGATATTGCTCTATGGTGCTAATCCATCTTTTATTTGTGCTATCATTTATAGCAGATATTCAGATAATTGAAGGCGATATTACTGGGTCTAGAATGGTAGGATTTCATCTAGCTGATCCATTTATCACCGCTCAAATCACGCTTAGTAGGGGCGAACTGCCGATAAATTTACTCATTGGTGCTTTTACAATTTTGGCATTTTATATATTTTTTGCTGGGCGTGCCTTTTGCTCTTGGGTCTGCCCGTATAACTTTTTTAGCGAATTTGCTGAGAGATTAAATGCTAAATTAATTAGCAAAAAGATAATTAAAAAAAGAGAATTTGATACAAAAATCAGATATATATTTTTGCTATTTTTTGCTATTTTAAGCCTTGTTAGTGGGTATTTGATATTTGAAATTTTCAATGTTGTAGGTATAGTATCAAGATTTATAATCTATGGCTATAGTGCTGCTATATGGTGGGTGATTTTAGTATTTTTGGCCGAAGTATTCTTTAGTAGGAGATTTTGGTGTAGATATATCTGCCCTATTGGAACTCTATACTCATTGCTATCTAGATTTAGAGCTATAAAAGTCAGCTGGGATAAAAATAGATGCGATCACTGTGCTGTATGCATGGATGTCTGTATCACTCCAAAAGTTCTAGAGATCACAAAAGCTAAAAATATAGATAAGCCAAATGATAAATTTAGCATAGTAAGTGGAGATTGCACCATGTGCGGTAGGTGCATTGATGTATGCCATCAAGATGCTTTAAGCTATGATAATATGCTAAAAAAACTTTTATAA
- the nosZ gene encoding Sec-dependent nitrous-oxide reductase: MYSFIKKPLLFSAGLCLSLSSLFGASELETIMKERNLSEKDVLAAAKTYQPSGRKDEYIVFSSGGQSGQVIVYGVPSMRIYKYIGVFTPEPWQGYGYDSESKAILKSGAIRGKEISWGDTHHPNFTEKNGEYVGDYLFINDKANPRTAVINLSDFETTQIVVNPIMKSEHGGSFVTPNTEYIIEASQYAAPLDNNYHPIEEYESVYRGAITFWKFDYPKGKIDEKASFSLELPPYMQDLSDAGKGESMGWAFTNSFNSEMYTGGIEKGLPPFEAGMSRNDTDYLHMYNWQILEKLAKDPKNYKIINNHKVIPISVAVANNALFLIPEPKSPHGVDVSPDGRYILVGGKLDTHASVYDFKKIKALIDKKEFASKDPFGIPILDMQKSLHGQVELGLGPLHNAFDAKDGVVYTSLYVDSQIVKWDYKNLKTLDRVNVHYNIGHLDTMEGKSAKPIGKYALALDKLSIDRFNPVGPLHPQNHQLIDITGAKMELIYDMPIPLGEPHDVVSISASKLKPAMTYKMGTNSRTGQQSVGMTLAGQERVERNGKNVTVYATLVRSHINPEHIEVNKDDNVTIYLTNLERAQDETHGFAIDLYNVHASIEPGKTASVNFIADMEGVFPYYCTEFCSALHLEMMGYLYVKDPKKKYEAIKQAKLKELSPAQLQAEYNKVIATNKATDDVIQSVVKFLKEKHFEKYPKVKQLVEDALDQYGKIPEVKAKADEAYKKGDINGAILWEYQVWQYMVKTADVGLRAKNNLTKALATPMTAVQARGEEAYLKGGCNGCHVIGQVSSGPDLTGVLLRHENAEKWVFEFIKDPASKYEEDYVKAMINFFNLRMPNQHMSDQEIKDIIEYLKWIDENAGLY; this comes from the coding sequence ATGTATAGTTTTATCAAAAAGCCACTACTCTTTAGTGCTGGCTTATGCTTAAGCCTATCTAGCCTTTTTGGTGCTAGCGAGCTTGAAACTATCATGAAAGAGCGTAACTTAAGCGAAAAAGATGTCTTAGCTGCGGCTAAAACCTATCAACCAAGCGGTCGTAAAGATGAGTATATCGTCTTTAGTTCTGGCGGTCAAAGCGGTCAAGTAATCGTCTATGGCGTTCCATCGATGAGAATTTACAAATACATAGGTGTATTTACTCCCGAGCCGTGGCAAGGCTATGGCTATGATAGTGAGAGTAAGGCGATATTAAAAAGCGGTGCTATAAGGGGTAAGGAGATAAGCTGGGGCGATACTCACCACCCAAATTTCACCGAAAAAAATGGCGAATATGTGGGGGATTATCTATTTATCAATGATAAAGCCAATCCAAGAACGGCTGTAATCAACCTTAGCGACTTTGAAACTACTCAAATTGTGGTAAATCCAATTATGAAAAGCGAACACGGCGGTAGCTTTGTAACCCCAAATACCGAGTATATCATCGAAGCTAGTCAATACGCAGCTCCGCTAGATAATAACTACCACCCAATTGAAGAGTATGAATCTGTCTATAGAGGGGCAATTACATTTTGGAAATTTGATTATCCAAAAGGCAAAATAGATGAGAAAGCCTCATTCTCACTAGAACTCCCTCCATATATGCAAGATCTAAGTGATGCTGGTAAAGGCGAGTCTATGGGTTGGGCATTTACAAATAGCTTTAACTCAGAGATGTATACTGGTGGGATAGAAAAGGGTCTTCCACCATTTGAAGCTGGTATGAGTAGAAATGATACTGATTATTTGCATATGTATAACTGGCAAATTTTAGAAAAATTAGCAAAAGATCCTAAAAACTACAAGATAATCAATAACCACAAAGTTATCCCTATTAGCGTAGCTGTGGCTAATAACGCTCTATTTTTGATCCCTGAGCCAAAATCCCCACACGGCGTAGATGTTAGCCCAGATGGTAGATATATCCTAGTAGGTGGTAAGCTAGATACCCACGCTAGTGTCTATGACTTTAAAAAGATAAAAGCATTAATAGATAAAAAGGAATTTGCAAGTAAAGATCCATTTGGAATTCCAATCCTAGATATGCAAAAATCCCTTCACGGACAAGTAGAGTTAGGTCTTGGGCCACTTCACAACGCTTTTGATGCTAAAGATGGAGTGGTTTATACCTCGCTATATGTAGATAGTCAAATCGTAAAATGGGATTACAAAAATTTAAAAACCCTAGATAGAGTAAATGTCCATTATAATATAGGCCACCTTGATACTATGGAGGGTAAATCAGCTAAACCTATTGGCAAATATGCCCTAGCACTTGATAAACTCTCAATTGATAGATTTAATCCTGTTGGCCCACTTCATCCACAAAATCATCAGCTTATAGATATAACTGGGGCAAAAATGGAGCTTATCTATGATATGCCTATACCTTTAGGTGAGCCTCACGATGTTGTCTCAATCAGTGCTAGTAAGTTAAAACCAGCCATGACATACAAAATGGGAACCAACTCAAGAACAGGCCAGCAATCAGTGGGTATGACTCTAGCTGGTCAAGAGAGGGTTGAGAGAAATGGCAAAAATGTAACCGTATATGCAACTTTAGTAAGAAGCCACATAAATCCAGAGCATATAGAGGTAAATAAAGATGATAATGTAACTATCTATCTAACCAACCTTGAAAGAGCCCAAGATGAGACTCACGGCTTTGCTATAGATCTATACAATGTCCATGCCTCAATTGAGCCTGGCAAGACTGCTAGTGTAAATTTCATAGCTGATATGGAGGGTGTATTCCCTTATTATTGTACTGAGTTTTGCTCTGCTTTACACCTTGAGATGATGGGGTATCTATATGTCAAAGATCCAAAGAAAAAGTATGAAGCCATCAAACAAGCTAAATTAAAAGAGCTTAGCCCAGCCCAGCTACAAGCTGAGTATAATAAGGTTATTGCTACAAACAAGGCTACAGATGATGTTATCCAAAGTGTTGTTAAATTTCTAAAAGAGAAACACTTTGAGAAGTATCCAAAAGTCAAACAACTTGTCGAAGATGCCCTAGATCAATATGGCAAAATCCCTGAAGTTAAAGCAAAAGCCGATGAAGCCTACAAAAAAGGCGATATAAATGGTGCTATCCTTTGGGAGTATCAAGTATGGCAATATATGGTTAAAACTGCCGATGTTGGCTTAAGAGCTAAAAATAATCTGACAAAAGCACTAGCTACGCCTATGACTGCCGTGCAAGCTCGCGGGGAAGAGGCGTATCTAAAAGGCGGATGTAATGGCTGCCATGTAATCGGTCAAGTAAGCTCAGGTCCAGATCTAACTGGAGTTTTACTAAGACATGAAAATGCCGAAAAATGGGTATTTGAATTCATTAAAGATCCAGCTAGTAAATATGAAGAGGATTATGTAAAAGCTATGATTAACTTCTTTAATCTAAGAATGCCAAATCAACATATGAGCGATCAAGAGATCAAAGATATTATAGAGTATCTAAAATGGATTGATGAGAACGCTGGGTTGTATTAA
- a CDS encoding nitrous oxide reductase family maturation protein NosD → MRKLCLIALISSYIFANELQNAIDSANSGDIIELGSGIYSGNITINKPITIDGKDRSAIIKGNGTGDVIKINSSGVRLLNLTIENSGNSHNTIDSAISCDGASRVEIINNTIQNSLFGVNFKQCNDSKIVNNFITSKPIDLGLRGDGIRLWYSHDNIVENNHLHKSRDMVVWYSSNNQIRKNYGEYGRYSLHFMYAGKNLVEDNIFKYNSVGIFFMFSSGTTARRNQILSSTGAFGVGIGMKDTSDFIIENNTLAYNARGLYLDQSPFQPGTTNIYENNKILYNTIGVQFHATLHKSIFNHNNFIGNMEVAINDTPGSKIDINDWSQNYFDDYAGFDRDKDGIGDIEYKNFTYLDSLWQYYPNLRLFYGSAIMSILNFISKLAPFSEPQLLITDPNPKMEPYHE, encoded by the coding sequence GTGAGAAAACTCTGCTTAATTGCCCTAATATCTAGCTATATTTTTGCCAATGAGCTTCAAAATGCTATAGATAGCGCAAATAGCGGTGATATAATAGAGCTTGGTAGTGGAATTTACAGTGGCAATATCACTATAAATAAGCCAATAACCATTGATGGCAAAGATAGAAGTGCCATTATAAAAGGCAATGGCACAGGCGATGTGATAAAGATAAATAGCTCTGGCGTAAGGCTTTTAAATTTAACCATCGAAAATAGCGGAAACTCTCATAATACCATTGATTCAGCCATAAGCTGCGATGGAGCAAGTAGAGTTGAAATCATCAATAACACTATTCAAAACTCACTTTTTGGGGTAAATTTCAAGCAGTGTAATGACTCTAAGATAGTTAATAATTTTATCACTTCAAAGCCTATTGATTTAGGTCTTAGGGGAGATGGAATTCGCCTATGGTATAGCCATGATAATATAGTAGAAAACAACCATCTACACAAGAGCCGAGATATGGTAGTATGGTACTCTAGTAATAACCAAATTCGCAAAAACTATGGAGAATATGGTAGATACTCACTTCACTTTATGTATGCTGGTAAAAATTTGGTCGAAGATAATATTTTTAAATACAACTCCGTTGGTATATTTTTTATGTTCTCTTCTGGGACAACTGCTAGGAGAAATCAAATTCTAAGCTCTACTGGAGCTTTTGGGGTAGGTATTGGTATGAAAGATACAAGTGATTTTATCATTGAAAATAACACTCTAGCCTACAACGCTAGGGGATTATACCTTGACCAATCCCCATTTCAGCCAGGCACCACAAATATATATGAAAATAATAAGATATTATATAACACAATTGGAGTTCAATTTCACGCTACCTTACACAAAAGCATATTTAATCACAATAATTTCATAGGAAATATGGAAGTAGCCATTAATGATACCCCTGGGTCAAAAATAGATATAAATGATTGGAGCCAAAATTATTTTGATGACTATGCTGGATTTGATAGAGATAAAGATGGAATTGGCGATATAGAGTATAAGAATTTTACCTATCTTGACTCACTATGGCAATACTATCCAAATTTAAGACTATTTTATGGAAGTGCAATTATGAGTATATTAAATTTCATCTCTAAACTCGCCCCATTTTCTGAGCCACAACTCTTAATAACAGACCCAAACCCAAAAATGGAGCCATATCATGAATAG
- a CDS encoding cytochrome C, with amino-acid sequence MKKYQLYTLLALILMTIGFTIPVIAYHGVANKIKNNAQIPSYVYPIYNLYTKIQYKNHLMAPEVRDNLAKMIETRAEIGVPSLPVWYVSLEAPNYPKEAFPDGIPVYFHVDGYSGDVHEMNTINHYIGMYPMEYGGNVERAIAPYYLLIATIFMLLYLYYNGKGNSLLLIPTIIAPILFMSAFVGWLYWYGHNMQEWGAFKIKPFMPTALGDGKVAQFTTHSYPAIGFWVMIAMSILSILAIFSKNKHLKENA; translated from the coding sequence ATGAAAAAATACCAACTCTACACTTTACTGGCTTTGATTTTAATGACTATAGGATTTACTATTCCTGTTATTGCATATCATGGGGTAGCTAATAAGATTAAAAATAACGCACAAATCCCAAGCTATGTATATCCAATATACAATCTTTATACAAAAATTCAATACAAAAATCATCTAATGGCACCAGAAGTTAGAGATAATCTAGCTAAAATGATTGAGACAAGGGCTGAAATCGGAGTGCCAAGTCTGCCTGTTTGGTATGTCTCACTTGAGGCTCCAAACTACCCTAAAGAGGCCTTTCCAGATGGAATTCCAGTATATTTTCATGTAGATGGCTATAGTGGTGATGTCCATGAGATGAATACCATAAATCACTATATCGGAATGTATCCTATGGAGTATGGCGGCAATGTAGAAAGAGCCATCGCACCATACTATTTGCTTATTGCTACAATCTTTATGCTTTTATATCTTTATTATAACGGCAAGGGAAATTCACTTTTATTAATCCCTACGATTATAGCGCCTATTTTATTTATGAGTGCATTTGTAGGGTGGCTATACTGGTATGGACACAATATGCAAGAGTGGGGTGCATTTAAAATAAAGCCATTTATGCCAACAGCTCTAGGCGATGGTAAAGTGGCTCAATTTACCACCCATTCATATCCAGCCATAGGCTTTTGGGTGATGATTGCTATGAGTATTTTATCTATTTTGGCGATATTTTCTAAAAATAAACACCTTAAGGAAAATGCGTGA
- a CDS encoding ATP-binding cassette domain-containing protein, protein MIKIENITKKFGSQIILNNINLNIQDSQKLLIMGQNGAGKSTLMKVILGEIICDNGSISIDGIDPIKDRKNALKYLSFVPQTPPPLRLSVSDLCHYCVSSTKANLNDIISYLKELDLEYKKEYKKPFYKLSGGMKQKVLIALALARESKTIMFDEPTANLDPKAREKFMDILNSKFQSHTLIFISHRVSEVKGIVNRIVEMDLGNIIKDNKANNE, encoded by the coding sequence TTGATAAAAATAGAAAATATTACTAAAAAATTTGGCTCTCAAATCATATTAAATAATATAAATTTAAATATCCAAGATAGCCAAAAACTCCTAATAATGGGGCAAAATGGAGCTGGTAAATCCACCTTGATGAAGGTAATTTTAGGCGAAATAATCTGTGATAATGGCTCTATATCCATAGATGGCATTGACCCAATCAAAGATAGAAAAAACGCCCTAAAATATCTAAGCTTCGTCCCACAAACCCCGCCACCACTTAGACTTAGCGTAAGCGATTTGTGCCACTACTGCGTTAGCTCAACAAAAGCTAACTTAAATGATATAATATCATATTTAAAAGAGCTAGATTTAGAGTATAAAAAAGAGTATAAAAAGCCATTTTATAAGCTATCAGGCGGTATGAAACAAAAGGTATTAATAGCTCTAGCACTAGCAAGAGAGTCAAAAACTATAATGTTTGATGAGCCAACTGCTAATCTCGACCCTAAGGCTAGAGAAAAATTTATGGATATTTTAAATTCCAAATTTCAATCCCATACGCTAATTTTCATCTCTCACAGAGTAAGCGAAGTTAAGGGTATAGTAAATCGCATTGTAGAGATGGATTTAGGCAATATAATTAAAGATAATAAGGCAAATAATGAGTAA
- a CDS encoding c-type cytochrome: MEIKMQKSIILLLSAMIFLGCQNEQNPKNQPQEQSTTSITIKKGDKTAQNRADNWVVYDIDGAKNIKFGVGESNQTTKSIGAIALTRAPLQSINKALLKGQLSKNFITKCSACHDDYANGIIGPSLLDKSNEQIYNMIIAYRTKTKTNILMSDLVKAMSDKEIKDIANEISEFNKQFRSQK, translated from the coding sequence ATGGAGATTAAAATGCAAAAATCAATTATACTACTACTTAGTGCTATGATATTTTTAGGGTGTCAAAACGAGCAAAATCCTAAAAATCAACCACAAGAGCAAAGTACAACCTCAATCACAATCAAAAAAGGAGATAAAACTGCTCAAAACAGAGCTGATAATTGGGTAGTCTATGATATAGATGGGGCTAAAAATATCAAATTTGGAGTTGGTGAATCAAACCAAACTACCAAATCAATTGGTGCCATTGCTCTTACTAGAGCCCCGCTGCAAAGCATTAATAAAGCTCTATTAAAAGGGCAATTGAGTAAGAATTTTATCACCAAATGCTCAGCTTGTCATGATGATTATGCTAATGGAATTATCGGGCCATCTTTGCTAGATAAATCAAACGAGCAAATATATAATATGATAATTGCTTATCGCACCAAAACCAAGACAAATATCCTAATGAGCGACCTTGTAAAAGCCATGAGCGATAAAGAGATAAAGGATATTGCTAATGAGATTAGTGAATTTAATAAACAATTTAGGAGTCAAAAATGA
- a CDS encoding tRNA 2-thiocytidine biosynthesis TtcA family protein — protein sequence MIELSKKLIRQVGQTNAKYKMFEKGDRILLGLSGGKDSLSLAHILKHFQNVTPDKFEFQAVTLSYGMGENYDYLTRHCEDHGIKHSVIDSSIFEISKDKIRKNSSFCSFFSRMRRGYLYTYALANGFNKLAIGHHLDDAVESFFMNFTYNGALRTLAPKYTAKNGLVVIRPLINVRERQLRDNAIRNELKVIGDEACPAMRFDVKMPHARAETKELLASLEKQNPKLFVSLQAAFENIHLDTFFKVD from the coding sequence ATGATAGAATTAAGCAAAAAGCTAATTAGACAAGTCGGTCAAACTAATGCTAAGTATAAAATGTTTGAAAAGGGCGATAGAATTTTGCTAGGTTTAAGCGGTGGTAAAGATAGTTTAAGCTTAGCTCACATTCTTAAGCATTTTCAAAATGTTACACCAGATAAATTTGAATTCCAAGCAGTAACCCTTAGCTATGGAATGGGTGAGAATTACGACTATCTTACTAGGCATTGCGAGGATCATGGGATTAAGCATAGTGTGATTGATAGCTCTATATTTGAAATTAGCAAGGATAAAATTCGTAAAAACTCAAGCTTTTGTAGCTTTTTTAGTCGTATGAGGCGTGGGTATCTATATACTTATGCTTTGGCTAATGGGTTTAATAAGCTTGCTATTGGTCATCATTTAGATGATGCGGTTGAGAGCTTTTTTATGAATTTTACATATAATGGAGCATTAAGAACCTTAGCGCCAAAATACACGGCTAAAAATGGCTTAGTGGTTATAAGACCGCTTATTAATGTGCGTGAGCGTCAATTGCGTGATAATGCTATTAGAAATGAGCTTAAAGTAATTGGCGATGAGGCTTGTCCGGCTATGAGATTTGATGTCAAAATGCCACACGCTAGAGCTGAGACTAAAGAGCTTTTAGCATCCCTTGAAAAGCAAAATCCAAAGCTATTTGTGAGTTTGCAAGCGGCTTTTGAAAATATACATTTGGATACATTTTTTAAGGTTGATTAA
- a CDS encoding c-type cytochrome produces the protein MNLGKILALLLSCLIVILMLFMAFSSDNLQTQEMVATTSKQTQNIFSSKSEFQTNDELNKIKELKQSVSISSDGVSKIYLQSCAPCHAKDGSGIIAPSIIGKSKAEILARLNEYKSGNIPNSLMKGLLDNVSDENLTILAEEISKFK, from the coding sequence ATGAATTTAGGCAAAATTTTAGCCCTATTATTAAGCTGTTTAATTGTAATTTTAATGCTTTTTATGGCTTTTAGCTCTGATAATTTACAAACACAAGAGATGGTAGCAACCACCTCAAAGCAAACGCAAAATATTTTTAGCTCAAAAAGTGAATTTCAAACAAACGATGAGTTAAATAAGATTAAAGAGCTCAAACAAAGCGTATCAATCAGCAGTGATGGCGTAAGCAAAATATACTTACAAAGCTGTGCTCCATGCCACGCTAAAGATGGCTCTGGAATTATCGCCCCATCAATAATCGGAAAGAGCAAGGCTGAAATTTTAGCTAGATTAAATGAGTATAAATCTGGAAATATACCAAATAGCTTGATGAAAGGACTTTTAGATAATGTCAGCGATGAAAATTTAACAATTTTAGCTGAAGAAATATCTAAATTTAAATAG
- a CDS encoding ABC transporter permease subunit produces MSNLILIAKIDIKETFASKWFLFYLITFAGLIAIFFVTGVVDSRVAGFSGLTRMLLLFIQICIIILPIFILITTVRSINSNREVGALEYLLSFPISLKEYYFGKALGRAFTIFLPILLALILSLFIAIFKDTAIPWGLFFYYTLLLLVLSFVFLSFGFLISSIIKNSELGLGFSFLFWLFLLAFLDLALIGIMMQSLVNENIIYAISLANPIQIFRIAAISLFDPNLAVIGPAAYFILDGFGRVNFLIYSAVYPTLLGIICLVAGYISFSRRDLV; encoded by the coding sequence ATGAGTAATTTAATCTTAATAGCAAAAATTGATATAAAAGAGACCTTCGCTTCAAAATGGTTTTTATTTTATTTAATTACGTTTGCTGGGCTTATTGCGATATTTTTTGTTACAGGTGTTGTAGATAGTAGAGTTGCTGGATTTAGCGGTCTTACTAGAATGCTATTGCTATTTATACAAATTTGTATAATAATTTTACCAATATTCATTCTCATCACAACCGTGCGAAGTATAAATTCCAATAGAGAAGTTGGAGCATTAGAGTATCTACTTAGCTTTCCAATTTCGCTTAAAGAATACTATTTTGGCAAGGCTTTGGGTAGGGCTTTTACTATATTTTTACCCATACTCTTAGCTCTTATATTATCACTTTTTATAGCGATATTTAAGGATACTGCCATACCTTGGGGGCTATTTTTTTACTATACTTTACTGCTTTTAGTATTATCTTTTGTATTTTTATCATTTGGATTTTTAATCTCAAGTATTATTAAAAATAGTGAGCTTGGGCTTGGATTTTCATTCTTATTTTGGCTATTTTTATTGGCATTTTTAGACCTAGCATTAATAGGCATAATGATGCAAAGCTTAGTAAATGAAAACATCATCTACGCCATATCACTAGCTAACCCCATACAGATATTTAGGATAGCGGCCATTAGCTTATTTGATCCAAATTTAGCCGTGATTGGGCCTGCTGCTTATTTTATTTTAGATGGTTTTGGTAGGGTTAATTTTTTGATATATTCAGCGGTGTATCCAACTTTACTTGGTATAATATGCCTAGTAGCTGGGTATATATCATTTTCTAGGAGAGATTTAGTATGA
- a CDS encoding 4Fe-4S dicluster domain-containing protein has translation MNRREFSIFSLITLGGAIGGGIVINKFYKPKLHLRPPGSAKNFESLCIKCGQCVQVCPYHSINLLGFDDGINLATAYIDPSKRGCYLCDLFPCVLACPSGALDHNINSIKDVKMGVAIIKDMQKCYATLDKSVSKSDVSTLLKRKTYNQRENEAKKIIEDNISKTCHLCISSCPVQGAISLVKISDKPAIKIEPNCVGCGVCQEVCFANVIEILPNKSYKDIYGD, from the coding sequence ATGAATAGGAGAGAATTTAGCATTTTTAGCCTTATTACGCTTGGGGGTGCCATTGGTGGTGGGATAGTGATAAATAAATTTTATAAGCCAAAGCTCCATCTTAGACCGCCAGGAAGTGCTAAAAATTTCGAGTCTTTATGTATCAAATGCGGTCAATGCGTCCAAGTCTGCCCATATCATAGTATAAATTTACTTGGCTTTGATGATGGGATAAATCTAGCCACAGCCTACATAGACCCAAGCAAAAGAGGGTGCTATCTATGCGATCTCTTCCCTTGCGTTCTAGCCTGTCCTAGCGGGGCATTAGATCACAATATAAATTCAATCAAAGATGTCAAAATGGGAGTTGCCATCATCAAAGATATGCAAAAATGCTACGCAACCCTAGATAAAAGCGTAAGCAAAAGCGATGTTAGCACCTTGCTAAAGCGTAAAACCTACAATCAAAGAGAGAATGAAGCTAAAAAAATTATAGAAGATAATATCTCTAAAACCTGCCATCTATGCATCAGCTCATGCCCAGTTCAAGGTGCTATAAGCCTTGTAAAAATCAGCGATAAACCAGCTATAAAAATAGAGCCAAATTGCGTTGGATGTGGCGTTTGCCAAGAAGTCTGCTTTGCTAATGTAATAGAAATTTTACCAAATAAAAGCTATAAGGATATATATGGAGATTAA
- a CDS encoding 5'-methylthioadenosine/adenosylhomocysteine nucleosidase: protein MKIAILGAMSEEIELLLGAVGEYDKIDYAKNLFYKVNYFGHDLVIAYSKIGKVNAALTAAILIEKFGCEKLIFTGVAGALNENLKIGDMLYTTSTAQHDLDITAFGHPHGYVPGINIFENSDDMLNDVAKKVADSLGVNLLSGVVATGDQFICNDDKKEWIKSTFQADAVEMEGASVAQVCAALGVGFCMLRAISDEAGGKAEIDFDKFLIEAADKSAKFVLEMVKNI from the coding sequence ATGAAGATTGCCATACTTGGAGCTATGAGCGAGGAGATCGAGCTTTTGCTAGGAGCAGTTGGCGAATATGATAAGATTGATTATGCTAAAAATCTATTTTATAAAGTTAATTATTTTGGTCATGATCTCGTGATAGCCTACTCTAAAATTGGCAAAGTAAATGCGGCCTTAACTGCTGCTATTTTGATAGAGAAATTTGGCTGTGAGAAGCTGATATTTACCGGTGTGGCTGGGGCTTTAAATGAGAATTTAAAAATAGGGGATATGCTCTATACCACCAGCACCGCTCAGCATGATTTGGATATAACGGCTTTTGGTCATCCGCATGGGTATGTGCCTGGGATTAATATTTTTGAAAATAGCGATGATATGCTAAATGATGTCGCTAAAAAGGTAGCTGACTCTTTGGGTGTGAATTTGCTTAGTGGGGTGGTGGCTACTGGGGATCAATTTATCTGTAATGATGATAAAAAAGAGTGGATAAAATCAACCTTTCAAGCTGACGCAGTAGAGATGGAAGGAGCTAGTGTAGCTCAGGTTTGTGCTGCTCTTGGGGTTGGATTTTGCATGCTTAGGGCTATTAGCGATGAAGCTGGTGGCAAAGCGGAGATTGACTTTGATAAATTTCTAATAGAAGCTGCTGATAAATCTGCTAAATTTGTCTTAGAAATGGTAAAAAATATATGA
- a CDS encoding nitrous oxide reductase accessory protein NosL yields the protein MRRLIFLALCVCVGFSQNLKNSQFFKDVNSTCPIKFIDVFKYPDWIAAVEYKNGKKVLFSSAKQMFYYIYTSKPKEVVPLKKLYVTDYKTKELIEATDAFYVFGSRIVSFSGDDLIPFRSYDDAKEFADKTSASRIFEFSKINKKLIDYLN from the coding sequence ATGAGAAGGCTAATATTTTTAGCTCTTTGTGTGTGCGTTGGCTTTAGCCAAAATCTAAAAAATAGCCAATTTTTTAAAGATGTAAATTCAACCTGCCCTATTAAATTTATAGATGTCTTTAAATATCCTGATTGGATAGCAGCAGTTGAATACAAAAATGGCAAAAAAGTGCTTTTTAGCTCGGCTAAACAGATGTTTTACTATATTTATACTAGTAAGCCAAAGGAGGTAGTCCCCCTTAAAAAGCTATATGTTACTGATTACAAAACCAAGGAGCTAATAGAGGCAACTGATGCGTTTTATGTATTTGGTAGTCGTATAGTAAGCTTTAGCGGTGATGACCTTATACCATTTAGAAGTTATGATGATGCTAAGGAATTTGCTGATAAAACTTCAGCTAGTAGGATTTTTGAATTTAGCAAAATTAATAAAAAATTGATTGATTACTTAAATTAA